In the genome of Streptomyces sp. Tu 3180, the window GCGCGGTGGCGCCGCGGCGGCGCGGCGGTGTCTCCGGCACCCCAGGCGTTCCCGGTGCCTCCGGTGTCTCCGGTGCAGCCGGTGCTTCTCGTACTTCCAAGGCGTCCCCCACAGACGTGAAGCGCGTTCCGTCGCGCGCTTCACAGGAGACTCACGGCCGACGTCCGGGGATGTACGCGGTCTGGTTACGATTCGGCCATGGCGAAGAAGCTCGTGATCAAGGTGACGGCGGGGGCGGACGCCCCCGAGCGCTGCTCGCAGGCGTTCACGGTGGCGGCGGTGGCCGTGGCGAGCGGGGTGGACGTCTCCGTGTGGCTGACCGGGGAGTCGGCGTGGTTCGCGCTGCCGGGGCGGGCCGCCGAGTTCGAACTGCCGCACGCCGCGCCGCTGCCCGACCTGATCGAGTCGGTCCTGGCCGCCGGCCGTCTCACCCTGTGCACGCAGTGCGCGGCCCGCCGCGACATCACGGAGGAGGACGTCATCGAGGGGGTCCGGATCGCCGGCGCGCAGGTGTTCGTGCAGGAGGCGCTGGCGGAGGACACCCAGGCGCTCGTCTACTGAGACGACGGACGGGAGGCGGCCCGCCGGGCCTCACCGCGGCCGTTTCCTGCCGTCCAGCTCGTCCCACCACTCGTCGGACTGGGGGTCGCCGGAGGGGTCGTCCCACCAGCGGTCGTCGGGGCCGCGCCGGTTGGCGACCACCGCGGCGAACGGCGGGATGACCATGGCCACCACGCACATGCCCACGGCCACCGGCACCGACCACAGCCGCACGACGCCCCAGGCCAGGACGAACAGCCCGATGCACGTGCCCATCATGACGAAGTAGGTGCGGCGCCTGCGCGCGTACATACGTCCAGCGTAGGTCCGGGCACGCCGGAGGGCCGCACCCCGGGCGTCCAACCCGTGGGGTGCGGCCCTCCGGTGAGGGGCTCAGACCGCGATCGCGACCTCGGCCAGACCGCCCTGCTGGGCGACGACCGTGCGGTCGGCGGTGCCGCCGGGCACCAGGGCGCGGACGGTCCAGGTGCCCTCCGCCGCGTAGAAGCGGAACTGTCCGGTGGCGGAGGTGGGGACCTCCGCGGTGAACTCGCCGGTCGAGTCCAGCAGACGGACGTAACCCGTCACCGGCTCGCCGTCGCGGGTCACCTGACCCTGGATGGTGGTCTCACCGGGCTTGATCGTCGAGGCGTCCGGGCCGCCGGCCTTCGCACCGCACATGTCTTGCTCCTGAAGGGGTAGGGAGAGGTCGGTCGGGAGGGGTCACTTGCCGGGGCCGAGCTCGATCGGCACGCCGACGAGGGAGCCGTACTCGGTCCAGGAACCGTCGTAGTTCTTGACGTTCTCCACGCCGAGCAGCTCGTGCAGCACGAACCAGGTCAGCGCGGAGCGCTCACCGATGCGGCAGTAGGCGATGGTGTCCTTGGCCAGGTCGACGTTCTCGGCGGCGTAGAGCTCCTTGAGCTCCTCGTCCGACTTGAAGGTGCCGTCGTCGTTGGCGTTCTTCGACCACGGGATGTTGGCGGCCGTCGGGACGTGGCCCGGGCGCTGCGACTGCTCCTGCGGCAGGTGGGCCGGGGCGAGCAGCTTGCCGGAGAACTCGTCGGGCGAGCGCACGTCGACCAGGTTCTGGTTGCCGATGGCGGCCACCACGTCGTCGCGGAAGGCCCGGATGGACGTGTCCTGCGGCTTGGCCCTGTACTCGGTCTTCGCCCGCTCCGGCACCTCGTCGCCCGGGACCAGCTCGCGGGCGTCCAGCTCCCACTTCTTGCGGCCGCCGTCGAGGAGCTTGACGTTCTCGTGGCCGTACAGCTTGAAGTACCAGTAGGCGTAGGACGCGAACCAGTTGTTGTTGCCGCCGTAGAGGACGACCGTGTGGTCGTTGGCGATGCCCTTGTCCGACAGGAGCTTCTCGAAGCCCTCCTGGTCGACGAAGTCACGGCGGACCGGGTCCTGCAGGTCCTTGGTCCAGTCGATCCGGATGGCGTTCTTGATGTGGTTCTTCTCGTAGGCGGACGTGTCCTCGTCCACCTCGACGATGGCGATGGTCGGGTCGTCCAGGTGCTCCTGGAGCCAATCGGCGTCGACCAGGACGTCGCTGCGGCTCATGCTCTTTCTCCTCCGGGGCAGGTACGGCGGGGCGTGCGAATGAGAGGTGCGCGCGGCCGCACCGGGGCGGCGCACGGATGCCCTCAGCGGGGCGGGGCGGGAACGCGGACGACGAGGCGTCCGCTCAGAAGGGGCGACAGAGCATGGCGGCGACACGGCACAGGTCCACTGCCCGCCGCTTCGTGAGATCCGCCTGTCGCTTCATAGGGCCGATCGTAGGGACGGCAGGGCGGGCGTGTCACCGGCGTGTCGAATGATGAGACACGATCGTCCGCGATGCGGGACGGAGGAGCCGCGGGCCCCGCTCCCGCGAACCCGGTTCCTCCGTGCGTCCGCCGTCACATCTGCCCTGCGGACACCCCCGTCTCGCCTGTCGGACGTCCTCCCCGTCGAACCCTCCCTCACCCGGCCAGACGGACGTCGGAACCCTTCACCGTGATGTCCACCCCGTCCCGCGCCGCCTCGACCTTGTCCAGCCGGATCCCGCCGGGCAGGCCGTCGATCCTCTGCTCGAAGTCGGTGATCCGCCGCACGCGGGACTCGGCGATCTCGACCCCGCCGAACTCGGGCAGCGCGTCCGCCTTCACGCGGACGGTGTCGCCGTCCACGACCGTCACCGAGCTGAGCACGGAGACCGGCTCGGGCAGCTCGGTGCCGAGCACGGTGGCCTTCACCTCGACCTTGATCTTCCCGTTGCCGCCGTCGGACAGGCCGACGATCTCGGCCGTGACGCCGGGCGCCACCTGCGTGGCGTCGGACTTGGCGGTCTTGAGCAGCTCGTCGTAGGCGACGGTCGCGGTGCCGGTGGCACTGCCGGCGACGGCGGAGCCGAAGTCGCCGGAGAACTCGACGCCCCTCATGTCGGCGCGCAGGTCGTCGATCCGGATCCGCTGGGCGCCGTCCCCGGTGGCGGCCTCGTAGCCCTCGATCCCGACCTGCACCTCGTCGAGGGAGCCGCCGGCGACCTGGGTGAGGAACGGGAAGCCCTTGATGGACACGTCGGGGGTGGTCTCGAGGTTCTCGGACGCCTTCAGCCGGTCCGCCGCCTCGCCCTCGGCGAAGTTGACCGCGACGCGGTCCACGATCACGAAGATCCCGCCCAGTATCACGGTGACGACGAGCAGTATTCGCAGTGCGCGCATGCGGTGTTTCCCCACCTAGGCGTGTCCGACGGCGTTCCCCGACGACCGGGCGGCCGTCCAGCGCGAGGGTAACCCCGCCGCGGGCGGGAACCGCGGAATTGTCGATCAGCTGTGACAGGGGTGGCAGAGGGACGGAGGGGGCGCGAGACGGGTGCCGGGAGGGGCGCCGGTCCGCCGAGGACCGGCCATGGAAGGTGCCCCCACGGGGCGGCGCCCCGGAGCCCGTGACGGCGCGCGAGCGGTCACCGGCGGGAGGAAGGTCTCCCGGGCGGGAGCGCCGTCGGTGACGCGGCCGGCGCGCTCAGCGGCGCCCGGCGGGAGCGCCCCGGGCGCTCCCGCCGGGGGCCGTCAGACGAACGCCCGGCCCAGCAGGTACACCGCCGGGGCCGCCGTGGCCAGGGGCAGCGCCACACCCGCCGTGAAGTGCACGAAGCGCGACGGGTAGTCGTAGCTCGCCGCCCGGTGGCCGATCAGGGCGCACACCGCCGCGCCCGCGCCGAGCAGCGCGCCCGAGGCGCCCAGCCCGGTCGGACCGCCGACCGCCAGCCCCGCGCCCGCCGCCGCGAGCAGGGCGGCCACCACCGACACCGGCGTCGGCAGCGGCAGCGCCCGCGCCACGATCGCCGCGGCCACCGCGACCGCACCGACGGTCACCGCGTCGGCGTCCGCCGCCAGGTGTCCGCCCGCCACGATCGCCAGTGCCGCCGCCGCGACCGTCGCCATCAGGCCGTACATCCGCTCGTCGGGATCCGCGTGCGATCTGAGCTGAAGCACCAGTGACAGCAGCACCCAGACCCCCAGCGTCCCCAGCAGGGCCGCGGGCGAGCGGTCGGACGCCAGCAGCGCCGCGTCCGCGACCAGCGCGCCCAGGAACCCGAGCGCGATGCCCTGCCGCGCCGGCCACATCCCGTTCAACCGGAACCAGCCCGCCGCCGTGACCCCCTGCAGCACCACCAGCGGCACCAGCAGGGCGTACGTGCCCAGGGCCGCGCCGCCGGCGAGCAGCAGCCCCAGGAGTGCGGTGAGCAGCGCCGGCTGCATGCCGGGCTCGATGATCGGCGAACGCCCCTCGGCGCGGGCGCGCTGCGCGTCGGTGACACGCGCGTTCCCGGCCAGCGTGGCCGGCCCGTACGCGGGACCGTCCCCGGCCGGGGACGGTGCGGGGGCGGATGCGGCAGGTGCGGGGGGTGCGGCGGGTCCGGCCGGAGGCATGGGGCCGGCCGGTGCCCCGTGCGCGGTCGCCTCCCCGTACCCCGGGTGACCCGCGTACCGCGCGTCGCCCTGCGGCGGCAGGTACGCCGTCTCCTCCGCGGGCGCGGCTGCCGGTACCGGCGGCTGCACCGACGTCTCCCAGGTCTGCCCCTGCCACTGCTGCGTGTACTGCTGGTCGGCGTACGGATCGTCGTACGCCTGCTGCCCGGGCCACGCCTGCGGCTGATGCTGTTGGTACTGCGGTTGCTGCTGGTACTGCTGATGCTGCGGTTGCTGCTGGTACTGAGACTGCTGCTGGTACTGCTGATGCTGCGGTTGCTGCTGGTACGGGTCGTACCCCTCGTACCCCTCGTACGGCTGGTCGGTCATCGCTCAC includes:
- a CDS encoding sulfurtransferase, with the translated sequence MSRSDVLVDADWLQEHLDDPTIAIVEVDEDTSAYEKNHIKNAIRIDWTKDLQDPVRRDFVDQEGFEKLLSDKGIANDHTVVLYGGNNNWFASYAYWYFKLYGHENVKLLDGGRKKWELDARELVPGDEVPERAKTEYRAKPQDTSIRAFRDDVVAAIGNQNLVDVRSPDEFSGKLLAPAHLPQEQSQRPGHVPTAANIPWSKNANDDGTFKSDEELKELYAAENVDLAKDTIAYCRIGERSALTWFVLHELLGVENVKNYDGSWTEYGSLVGVPIELGPGK
- a CDS encoding DUF3099 domain-containing protein encodes the protein MYARRRRTYFVMMGTCIGLFVLAWGVVRLWSVPVAVGMCVVAMVIPPFAAVVANRRGPDDRWWDDPSGDPQSDEWWDELDGRKRPR
- a CDS encoding DsrE family protein — encoded protein: MAKKLVIKVTAGADAPERCSQAFTVAAVAVASGVDVSVWLTGESAWFALPGRAAEFELPHAAPLPDLIESVLAAGRLTLCTQCAARRDITEEDVIEGVRIAGAQVFVQEALAEDTQALVY
- a CDS encoding DUF1416 domain-containing protein, with the translated sequence MCGAKAGGPDASTIKPGETTIQGQVTRDGEPVTGYVRLLDSTGEFTAEVPTSATGQFRFYAAEGTWTVRALVPGGTADRTVVAQQGGLAEVAIAV
- a CDS encoding DUF2993 domain-containing protein; this translates as MRALRILLVVTVILGGIFVIVDRVAVNFAEGEAADRLKASENLETTPDVSIKGFPFLTQVAGGSLDEVQVGIEGYEAATGDGAQRIRIDDLRADMRGVEFSGDFGSAVAGSATGTATVAYDELLKTAKSDATQVAPGVTAEIVGLSDGGNGKIKVEVKATVLGTELPEPVSVLSSVTVVDGDTVRVKADALPEFGGVEIAESRVRRITDFEQRIDGLPGGIRLDKVEAARDGVDITVKGSDVRLAG